A region from the Lysobacter antibioticus genome encodes:
- a CDS encoding TorF family putative porin: MSSHHLFRSREAATPLILAVCAGIGLLALGTQAQAGEQDAVQFSGTAALTSDYVWRGSSQTQGDPAVQVGFKAAAANGFYGSVWGSNVEFAPQTHASSEFDFTVGWAGKIADEWALDVNLLHYRYPSTTSDLNWTELNGTVTYRDNYWLSLGYSNEALGSKERGIYSQIGARFPVNDALRFEAAVGHYYLDDVYNDSYTHGQLSAIWAVKAPFELRLTAHATDSSAERIFGDSLAGSRIEAAVQASF; this comes from the coding sequence ATGTCGTCGCATCATCTCTTTCGCAGCCGCGAAGCCGCCACCCCGCTGATCCTGGCCGTCTGCGCCGGTATCGGCCTGCTTGCGCTGGGCACCCAGGCCCAAGCCGGCGAGCAGGACGCCGTCCAATTCAGCGGTACGGCCGCGCTCACCAGCGACTACGTCTGGCGCGGCAGCAGCCAGACCCAGGGCGACCCGGCCGTGCAGGTCGGCTTCAAGGCCGCCGCGGCCAACGGTTTCTACGGCTCGGTGTGGGGCTCGAACGTCGAGTTCGCGCCGCAAACGCATGCCAGCAGCGAATTCGACTTCACCGTCGGCTGGGCCGGCAAGATCGCCGACGAGTGGGCGCTCGACGTCAACCTCCTGCACTACCGCTATCCGTCGACGACCAGCGACCTCAACTGGACCGAACTCAACGGCACCGTGACCTACCGCGACAATTACTGGCTGTCGCTGGGTTACTCGAACGAAGCGCTCGGCAGCAAGGAACGCGGCATCTACAGCCAGATCGGCGCGCGCTTTCCGGTCAACGATGCGCTGCGTTTCGAAGCCGCGGTCGGCCACTACTACCTCGACGATGTTTACAACGACAGCTACACCCACGGCCAGCTCAGCGCGATCTGGGCCGTCAAAGCCCCCTTCGAGTTGCGCCTGACCGCGCACGCCACCGATTCCAGCGCCGAACGCATCTTCGGCGATTCGCTGGCCGGCTCGCGCATCGAAGCGGCCGTGCAAGCGTCCTTCTGA
- a CDS encoding alpha/beta hydrolase family protein: MADRHEPTGLPLRAGDGHRWNLYARVPTEPTASLLWLPALGVAARHYLPFADALAARGIAVYVHEWRGNGSSSVRASRDSDWGYRELLLDDLPVSDAAVAAALPQLPRIIGGHSLGGQLACMRLGLASLRNEPALPSSLWLVASGAPYWRTFPMPQRIAMPPIYRFLPWLARVNGTLPGRRIGFGGNEARSLIRDWGRTALSGRYAAAGIDADVEAGMAQVAVDARAVSMDGDWLVPPGSVRYLLSKLPRAQSESLLLGTRALGTRADHFSWMKQPEAVVEALLRR, from the coding sequence ATGGCTGATCGTCACGAGCCCACCGGTCTGCCGCTGCGCGCCGGGGACGGCCATCGCTGGAATCTGTACGCACGCGTCCCGACCGAACCGACGGCGAGCCTGTTGTGGCTGCCCGCACTCGGCGTCGCCGCCCGCCATTACCTGCCCTTCGCCGACGCCCTGGCGGCGCGCGGCATTGCCGTTTACGTGCACGAGTGGCGCGGCAACGGCAGCAGCAGCGTGCGCGCCAGCCGCGACAGCGACTGGGGCTATCGCGAGTTGTTGCTCGACGATCTGCCGGTCAGCGATGCCGCGGTCGCCGCAGCCCTGCCCCAGCTGCCGCGCATCATCGGCGGCCACAGCCTGGGCGGTCAGCTTGCCTGCATGCGCCTGGGCCTGGCTTCGCTGCGCAACGAGCCGGCGCTGCCGAGTTCGCTGTGGTTGGTCGCCAGCGGCGCGCCGTATTGGCGCACCTTCCCAATGCCGCAGCGGATCGCGATGCCGCCGATCTACCGATTCCTACCCTGGCTCGCCCGCGTCAACGGCACCCTGCCCGGCCGCCGCATCGGTTTCGGCGGCAACGAGGCGCGCAGCCTGATCCGCGATTGGGGTCGTACCGCGCTGAGCGGCCGCTACGCTGCGGCCGGTATCGACGCCGATGTCGAAGCGGGCATGGCCCAGGTCGCGGTCGATGCACGCGCGGTCTCGATGGACGGCGATTGGCTGGTGCCGCCGGGATCGGTGCGTTATCTGCTGTCGAAGCTGCCGCGTGCGCAAAGCGAAAGCCTGTTGCTCGGAACGCGCGCGCTCGGCACCCGCGCCGATCATTTTTCCTGGATGAAGCAGCCCGAGGCGGTGGTCGAGGCGCTACTGCGCCGATAA
- a CDS encoding potassium-transporting ATPase subunit F, whose product MPGWLSMLCAVSVLVAGAYLLYVVLRPEDF is encoded by the coding sequence ATGCCCGGCTGGCTTTCCATGTTGTGCGCGGTTTCGGTCCTGGTGGCCGGCGCCTACCTGCTCTACGTCGTGCTGCGCCCGGAAGACTTCTAG
- the thiD gene encoding bifunctional hydroxymethylpyrimidine kinase/phosphomethylpyrimidine kinase has protein sequence MTSPLPANTPVPVSALTIAGSDSGGGAGIQADLKTFAAHRVHGLSALAALTAQHTRGVTAVHVPDTGFLRAQIDACFDDFDVRAVKLGMLANAEVILAVADALEHYRPEYVVLDPVMVATSGARLLEASALDAMRTRLLPLASLVTPNLPEAELLLGTAIDDLAGMHAALDGLSALGARAVLLKGGHLPGHGDVVDLFADGMQVREIAHARLRVDAHGTGCTLASAVAANLCLGRSLEDACVAAADYVHAALRLGYRPGRSEVLVLDHFGAAPHG, from the coding sequence ATGACCTCCCCGCTCCCCGCCAATACCCCCGTTCCCGTCAGCGCCCTCACCATCGCCGGCTCCGACTCCGGCGGCGGCGCCGGTATCCAGGCCGATCTCAAGACCTTCGCCGCGCACCGCGTGCACGGGCTCAGCGCGCTCGCGGCGCTGACCGCCCAGCACACCCGCGGGGTCACCGCAGTGCATGTGCCCGATACCGGCTTCCTGCGCGCGCAGATCGATGCCTGTTTCGACGATTTCGACGTGCGCGCGGTCAAGCTCGGCATGCTCGCCAACGCCGAGGTCATCCTTGCGGTCGCCGATGCGCTCGAGCACTACCGGCCCGAGTACGTGGTGCTCGATCCGGTCATGGTCGCGACCTCCGGGGCGCGCCTGCTCGAAGCATCGGCCCTGGACGCCATGCGCACGCGGTTGCTGCCGTTGGCGAGCCTGGTCACGCCGAACCTGCCGGAAGCGGAACTGCTGCTCGGCACCGCCATCGACGATCTCGCCGGCATGCACGCGGCTCTCGACGGCTTGTCGGCGCTCGGCGCACGTGCGGTGCTGCTCAAGGGCGGGCACCTGCCCGGGCACGGCGATGTCGTCGATCTGTTCGCCGACGGCATGCAGGTGCGCGAGATCGCGCACGCGCGCTTGCGAGTCGATGCCCATGGCACCGGCTGCACCCTGGCATCGGCGGTCGCGGCGAATCTTTGTCTCGGGCGCTCGCTCGAAGACGCCTGCGTGGCCGCGGCCGACTACGTGCACGCCGCGCTGCGCCTGGGCTATCGCCCGGGACGCAGCGAGGTGTTGGTGCTCGATCACTTCGGCGCGGCACCGCATGGCTGA
- a CDS encoding PhoH family protein: MTRSKRIYVLDTNVLMHDPTALFKFQEHDVYLPMQVIEELDNGKKGTSEASRNARQVSRFLNELIQAEGTDKISSGITLNRPQGLQLRGAQSIGKLRFQTGSFDAGKRFSAVIPDNQILGAILALQEQEPGVPVVFVSKDINLRIKASIAGIVSEDYENDRALDDFSLLYTGATALPDDFWQLHGKDLKSWTEKGRTYYEISRTENDDWYPNQFLYLPGDDESELKVTKVGEDRVQLQIVDDFRHNQHAVWGIIARNREQNFALNALMDPEIDFVTLLGTAGTGKTLLALAAGLAQTMDQQRYREIIMTRATVSVGEDIGFLPGTEEEKMTPWMGALTDNLEVLTHNQEGGAWGRAATNDLLASRIKIRSMNFMRGRTFLSRWLILDEAQNLTPKQMKTLITRAGPGTKIVCLGNVEQIDTPYLTETTSGLTYAVDRFKGWAHSAHVTLRRGERSRLADYASEVL; this comes from the coding sequence ATGACCAGAAGCAAGCGGATCTATGTGCTCGACACCAACGTGCTCATGCACGACCCGACCGCGCTGTTCAAGTTCCAGGAACACGATGTCTACCTACCGATGCAAGTCATCGAGGAGTTGGACAACGGCAAGAAAGGCACCTCCGAAGCCAGCCGCAACGCGCGCCAGGTCAGCCGCTTCCTCAACGAACTGATCCAGGCCGAAGGCACCGACAAGATCAGCAGCGGCATCACCCTCAACCGCCCGCAGGGGCTGCAGCTGCGCGGCGCGCAGAGCATCGGCAAGCTGCGCTTCCAGACCGGCTCGTTCGACGCCGGCAAGCGCTTCAGCGCGGTGATCCCGGACAACCAGATCCTCGGCGCGATCCTCGCCCTGCAGGAGCAGGAGCCCGGCGTGCCGGTGGTGTTCGTGTCCAAGGACATCAACCTGCGGATCAAGGCCTCGATCGCCGGCATCGTGTCGGAGGACTACGAGAACGATCGCGCGCTCGACGATTTCAGCCTGCTCTACACCGGCGCGACCGCGCTGCCGGACGACTTCTGGCAGCTTCACGGCAAGGACCTCAAGTCCTGGACCGAAAAGGGCCGCACCTATTACGAGATCAGCCGCACCGAGAACGACGACTGGTACCCGAACCAGTTCCTCTACCTGCCCGGCGACGACGAGTCCGAACTCAAGGTCACCAAGGTCGGCGAAGACCGCGTGCAGTTGCAGATCGTCGACGATTTCCGTCATAACCAGCATGCGGTCTGGGGCATCATCGCGCGCAATCGCGAACAGAACTTCGCCCTCAACGCGCTGATGGACCCGGAGATCGACTTCGTGACCCTGCTCGGCACCGCCGGCACCGGCAAGACCCTGCTCGCGCTCGCCGCCGGTTTGGCGCAGACCATGGACCAGCAGCGCTACCGCGAAATCATCATGACCCGCGCCACCGTCAGCGTCGGCGAGGACATCGGTTTCCTGCCCGGCACCGAAGAGGAAAAGATGACGCCGTGGATGGGCGCGCTGACCGACAACCTGGAAGTGCTGACCCACAACCAGGAAGGCGGCGCCTGGGGCCGCGCGGCGACCAACGACCTGCTCGCCTCGCGCATCAAGATCCGCTCGATGAACTTCATGCGCGGCCGCACCTTCCTGAGCCGCTGGCTGATCCTCGATGAAGCGCAGAACCTGACCCCGAAGCAGATGAAGACCCTGATCACCCGTGCCGGCCCCGGCACCAAGATCGTCTGCCTCGGCAACGTCGAACAGATCGACACGCCGTATCTGACCGAGACCACCTCGGGTTTGACCTACGCGGTCGACCGCTTCAAGGGCTGGGCGCACAGCGCGCACGTGACCTTGCGCCGCGGCGAGCGTTCGAGGTTGGCCGATTACGCGTCCGAAGTGCTCTAA
- a CDS encoding peroxiredoxin: protein MLDTGDHAYGKKTPDLPLALSGGETVKLKDYAGQWLVLYFYPKDSTPGCTTEGLDFNALLPKFKKLGATVLGVSRDSIKSHQNFCTKQGFKFELVSDADESVCNAFGVIKEKNLYGRKYMGIERSTFLIDPKGVIAQSWRPVKVAGHAQAVLDALKEHAAQ from the coding sequence ATGCTCGATACCGGCGACCACGCTTACGGCAAGAAAACCCCCGACCTCCCCCTGGCCCTGTCCGGCGGCGAGACGGTCAAGCTCAAGGACTATGCCGGCCAATGGCTGGTGCTGTACTTCTATCCGAAGGACAGCACCCCGGGCTGCACCACCGAAGGCCTGGATTTCAACGCCCTGCTGCCGAAGTTCAAGAAACTCGGCGCGACCGTGCTCGGCGTGTCGCGCGATTCGATCAAGTCGCACCAGAACTTCTGCACCAAGCAGGGCTTCAAGTTCGAGCTGGTCAGCGACGCCGACGAATCGGTGTGCAACGCCTTCGGTGTGATCAAGGAAAAGAACCTGTACGGTCGCAAGTACATGGGCATCGAACGCAGCACCTTCCTGATCGACCCCAAGGGCGTCATCGCCCAGTCATGGCGACCGGTGAAAGTCGCTGGCCATGCCCAGGCCGTACTCGACGCACTCAAGGAACACGCCGCCCAGTGA
- the kdpA gene encoding potassium-transporting ATPase subunit KdpA yields MIEIFLVFALAIGLGWPLGQYLARVMRGDRSRLDALFGPLERSIYRMIGVDATRGMSWRGYALAFALSNLVLAVLVWVLFMTQAWLPLNPDNIPNLRWDTALHTMVSFLTNTNQQHYSGQAQLSYLSQMVGIVGLQVVTPMMGLAIVVATLRGLFGGRQAMGVQGAMPAEGTARDLGNYWVDVTRATLRFMLPLCLVWAVLLTSQGVPSTLQGAVSVAPLDQSAGLKDQKIPVGPVASMVAAKQLGTNGGGWYGPNSAVPLENPTPFANLLETLALILIPVAVTFMIGPFTGRRRLTALVFGSMLLMSVISTGLTVGSEAYSSSSTDTALMEGKETRFGASDSALWTALTTQSSNGSVNAMHDSLAPLTGAMAMVNMLINAIWGGIGCGLQQFLVYLLLSVFLAGLMTGRTPELFGRKIEAPEVRLLALLILLQPLVVLGFSAVALAIPSITGNSNPGFHGISQVFYEYTSAYANNGSGFEGLGDATYWWNLSCAAVLALGRYPALIIPLAVAGLLSRKRVAPESAGTLHAETPTFALTLIAVIVILTVLQFMPALVLGPIADHLTLSASAAPALSSPAA; encoded by the coding sequence ATGATCGAAATCTTTCTCGTATTCGCGCTGGCGATCGGCCTGGGATGGCCGCTCGGCCAGTACCTGGCGCGAGTCATGCGCGGCGACCGATCGCGCCTGGACGCACTGTTCGGGCCACTGGAACGCTCGATCTATCGCATGATCGGCGTCGACGCCACGCGCGGCATGAGCTGGCGCGGCTACGCACTGGCGTTCGCCTTGAGCAACCTCGTGCTGGCCGTGCTGGTCTGGGTGTTGTTCATGACCCAGGCCTGGCTGCCGCTCAATCCGGACAACATTCCCAACCTGCGTTGGGACACCGCGCTGCACACGATGGTGTCCTTCCTCACCAACACCAACCAGCAGCATTACTCCGGCCAGGCGCAGCTGAGCTATCTCTCGCAGATGGTCGGCATCGTCGGCCTGCAGGTGGTCACGCCGATGATGGGCCTGGCGATCGTGGTCGCGACCTTGCGCGGCCTGTTCGGAGGGCGTCAGGCGATGGGCGTGCAAGGCGCGATGCCGGCCGAAGGCACGGCGCGCGACCTCGGCAATTACTGGGTCGACGTGACCCGCGCCACCCTGCGCTTCATGCTGCCGCTGTGCCTGGTGTGGGCGGTGCTGCTGACCTCGCAGGGCGTGCCCTCGACGTTGCAAGGCGCGGTCAGCGTAGCGCCGCTCGACCAAAGCGCCGGGCTGAAAGATCAGAAGATCCCCGTGGGGCCTGTCGCTTCCATGGTTGCGGCCAAGCAACTCGGCACCAACGGCGGCGGCTGGTACGGCCCGAACAGCGCGGTGCCGCTGGAGAACCCGACTCCGTTCGCCAATCTGCTGGAAACCCTGGCGCTGATCCTGATCCCGGTCGCGGTGACCTTCATGATCGGCCCATTCACCGGTCGCCGCCGCCTCACTGCCCTGGTGTTCGGCAGCATGCTGCTGATGTCGGTGATCTCCACCGGCCTGACCGTCGGATCGGAAGCCTATTCGTCGAGCAGCACCGACACTGCGCTGATGGAAGGCAAGGAAACCCGTTTCGGCGCCAGCGATTCGGCGCTTTGGACCGCGCTGACCACGCAAAGCAGCAACGGCTCGGTCAACGCCATGCACGACTCGCTGGCACCGCTGACCGGCGCGATGGCGATGGTCAACATGTTGATCAATGCGATCTGGGGCGGCATCGGCTGCGGCTTGCAGCAGTTCCTGGTCTATCTGTTGTTGTCGGTGTTCCTCGCCGGGCTGATGACCGGACGCACGCCCGAGCTGTTCGGACGCAAGATCGAAGCGCCGGAAGTGCGCTTGCTGGCATTGCTGATCCTGCTGCAGCCGTTGGTCGTGCTGGGCTTCAGCGCGGTCGCCCTGGCGATCCCGTCGATCACCGGCAACTCCAATCCGGGCTTCCACGGCATCAGTCAGGTGTTCTACGAGTACACCTCGGCCTACGCCAACAACGGCTCCGGCTTCGAGGGTCTCGGCGATGCGACCTATTGGTGGAACCTGAGCTGCGCCGCCGTGCTCGCCCTCGGCCGCTACCCGGCGCTGATCATTCCGCTCGCGGTCGCCGGCCTGCTGTCGCGCAAACGGGTCGCGCCGGAAAGCGCCGGCACCTTGCACGCCGAAACGCCGACCTTCGCCCTGACCCTGATCGCGGTGATCGTGATCCTGACCGTCCTGCAATTCATGCCCGCGCTGGTGCTCGGCCCCATCGCCGATCACCTGACGCTGTCTGCGAGCGCCGCACCGGCGCTGAGCAGCCCCGCTGCCTGA